One part of the Streptomyces lienomycini genome encodes these proteins:
- a CDS encoding glutaredoxin family protein gives MSPLFHRKPAQPQPPEHSENHLVTLIRKPGCHLCDDAQRVVEKVCAELGVPWEGKDITEDRGLHDQYWEQIPVVLVDGRQHTFWRVNEERLRKALTDQYK, from the coding sequence ATGAGCCCGCTCTTCCACCGGAAACCCGCGCAGCCCCAGCCCCCTGAGCACTCCGAGAACCATCTCGTCACCCTCATCCGCAAACCCGGCTGCCACCTGTGTGATGACGCACAGCGCGTCGTCGAGAAGGTCTGCGCCGAACTCGGCGTCCCCTGGGAGGGGAAGGACATCACCGAGGACCGCGGGCTTCACGACCAGTACTGGGAGCAGATTCCGGTCGTGCTGGTCGACGGCCGGCAGCACACCTTCTGGCGTGTGAACGAGGAACGGCTGCGCAAGGCACTGACCGATCAGTACAAGTAG
- the hemC gene encoding hydroxymethylbilane synthase yields MTEKALRLGTRRSKLAMAQSGQVADAVSQVTGRPVELVEITTFGDTSREHLAQIGGTGVFVAALRDALLRGEVDFAVHSLKDLPTAEHEGLVVAAVPLREDPRDVVVARDARKLTDLPRGARIGTGAPRRMAQLNAYARTHGMEIETVPIRGNVDTRIGYVRSGELDAVVLAAAGLNRVGRIDEVTDFLSVDTVLPAPGQGALAIECTADNAELIAALAELDDPFTRVAVTAERSLLAALEAGCSAPVGALADLLTDGQTVKEMRLRGVVGTTDGSTLVQLSTTGPVPETHEAALAFGRDIATEMLAQGAAGLMGERAH; encoded by the coding sequence ATGACTGAGAAGGCACTGAGGCTGGGGACCAGGCGAAGCAAGCTCGCCATGGCCCAGTCCGGGCAGGTGGCGGACGCCGTGAGCCAGGTGACCGGTCGGCCCGTTGAGCTGGTCGAGATCACCACGTTCGGCGACACGTCGCGCGAGCACCTGGCGCAGATCGGCGGCACGGGCGTGTTCGTCGCCGCGCTGCGCGACGCACTGCTGCGGGGGGAGGTGGACTTCGCGGTTCACTCGCTCAAGGACCTCCCCACCGCGGAGCACGAGGGCCTGGTCGTGGCGGCCGTGCCGCTGCGCGAGGACCCGCGCGACGTGGTCGTCGCCCGGGACGCGCGCAAGCTGACCGACCTGCCGCGCGGCGCGCGCATCGGTACGGGGGCGCCGCGCCGCATGGCGCAGCTGAACGCGTACGCCCGCACGCACGGCATGGAGATCGAGACGGTCCCGATCCGGGGCAACGTCGACACGCGCATCGGATACGTCCGCAGCGGCGAGCTGGACGCGGTCGTGCTGGCCGCCGCCGGACTCAACCGGGTGGGACGCATCGACGAGGTGACCGACTTCCTGTCGGTCGACACGGTTCTGCCGGCCCCCGGCCAGGGGGCACTGGCGATCGAATGCACCGCGGACAACGCGGAGTTGATCGCCGCGCTCGCCGAGCTCGACGACCCGTTCACGCGGGTCGCCGTAACGGCCGAGCGGTCACTGCTCGCCGCCCTGGAGGCCGGCTGCAGCGCACCTGTGGGGGCGTTGGCCGACCTTCTGACCGACGGGCAGACTGTCAAGGAAATGCGCCTGCGCGGCGTCGTCGGCACGACCGACGGCTCGACGCTGGTGCAGCTGTCCACCACCGGTCCCGTGCCCGAGACGCACGAGGCGGCGCTGGCATTCGGTCGCGACATCGCCACCGAGATGCTCGCCCAGGGCGCGGCCGGTCTGATGGGGGAGCGAGCACATTGA
- a CDS encoding DUF5667 domain-containing protein, whose protein sequence is MIANVSAHRRANAFAQALEDQSDPGPAAEQSGGPATAGATAEPTEQGRLVTLAQGLETLPRPELDPEVKVVQRAQLVAAFEAMLQEGTANGGAADTSVPEQRRARGTHRAAPLSRLRPRSRLAKGLTAGGLSVSVAAGAFGGVAAASSDALPGDSLYGLKRGIEDFRLGLADGEDERGRAYLDLASTRLSEARRLMERGRSGPLDHESLGEVRRALSGMRHDASEGHRLLSAAYAHDPDSLAPMQALSAFSQSHRETWGALRERLPVQLGDVSEQVSSVFDAIDDDVAPLRSMLPQPPTQDEDSGDGGRPGGSGSATTRAPGSGHSSAPSTGDDGTSERGRTDTGRPSESADSGRENDGLLGDGTGGLLDPPKDDSGPTSPPTGGATPPVEPDVTLPPLLPGLLPGLGIEADDAD, encoded by the coding sequence GTGATCGCGAACGTATCGGCACACCGGCGGGCGAACGCCTTCGCCCAGGCTCTGGAGGACCAGTCCGATCCCGGGCCGGCGGCCGAGCAGTCCGGAGGACCGGCGACCGCCGGGGCCACCGCGGAACCGACCGAGCAGGGTCGTCTGGTGACCCTCGCCCAAGGTCTGGAGACGCTGCCCCGGCCCGAGCTGGATCCCGAGGTCAAGGTCGTCCAGCGGGCCCAGCTCGTGGCCGCCTTCGAGGCCATGCTGCAGGAGGGCACCGCGAACGGCGGGGCGGCGGACACTTCGGTACCCGAGCAGCGCCGGGCGCGCGGCACCCACCGGGCGGCTCCGCTGAGCAGGCTCCGGCCCCGTTCGCGGCTGGCCAAGGGCCTCACCGCGGGCGGACTGAGCGTGAGCGTGGCCGCCGGAGCCTTCGGCGGAGTCGCCGCCGCCAGTTCGGACGCCCTGCCCGGGGACTCGCTCTACGGCCTCAAGCGCGGCATAGAGGACTTCCGCCTCGGCCTCGCCGACGGGGAGGACGAGCGGGGCCGGGCCTACCTGGACCTCGCCTCGACCCGGCTGAGTGAGGCACGCCGGCTGATGGAGCGCGGCCGCAGCGGCCCCCTCGACCACGAGTCCCTCGGCGAGGTCCGCCGCGCACTGTCCGGCATGCGGCACGACGCCTCCGAGGGCCACCGCCTGCTCAGCGCGGCCTACGCCCACGACCCGGACTCGCTGGCCCCCATGCAGGCGCTCTCCGCCTTCTCCCAGTCCCACCGGGAGACCTGGGGGGCCCTGCGGGAGCGGCTGCCCGTGCAGCTCGGGGACGTCAGTGAGCAGGTGTCGTCGGTGTTCGACGCCATAGACGACGACGTGGCCCCGCTGCGGTCCATGCTGCCGCAGCCGCCCACCCAGGACGAGGACAGCGGTGACGGCGGCCGGCCGGGCGGCTCCGGTTCCGCCACCACCCGCGCCCCCGGCTCGGGTCACTCGTCGGCACCCAGCACCGGCGACGACGGCACCTCCGAGCGCGGGCGCACCGACACCGGCCGCCCCAGCGAGTCCGCCGACTCCGGCCGGGAGAACGACGGCCTGCTCGGCGACGGCACCGGCGGCCTGCTCGACCCGCCGAAGGACGACAGCGGCCCCACCTCCCCGCCGACGGGAGGCGCCACCCCGCCCGTGGAGCCCGACGTCACCCTCCCGCCCCTCCTCCCGGGTCTCCTGCCCGGCCTGGGCATCGAGGCGGACGACGCGGACTGA
- a CDS encoding ECF subfamily RNA polymerase sigma factor, BldN family, translated as MYPHVGVDASGLATLRATVKSAHDLLRGFVPTAYAVPALAAAAVPAGPCYALAEGSAAVGRRARSSSSGAAATTHRRPAADSDSARMMELVERAQAGEADAFGRLYDQYSDTVYRYIYYRVGGKATAEDLTSETFLRALRRIGTFTWQGRDFGAWLVTIARNLVADHFKSSRFRLEVTTGEMLDANEVERSPEDSVLESLSNAALLDAVRRLNPQQQECVTLRFLQGLSVAETARVMGKNEGAIKTLQYRAVRTLARLLPDDAR; from the coding sequence GTGTACCCACACGTCGGGGTTGACGCCTCGGGCCTGGCTACGCTGCGCGCAACGGTCAAATCAGCCCATGACCTGTTGCGCGGCTTCGTCCCCACCGCGTATGCCGTCCCCGCCCTCGCCGCGGCCGCCGTGCCCGCCGGTCCGTGCTACGCGCTGGCCGAAGGAAGCGCCGCCGTCGGCAGACGAGCCCGGTCGTCCTCGTCCGGGGCCGCCGCCACCACCCACCGCCGCCCCGCGGCGGACAGCGACAGCGCCCGCATGATGGAGCTGGTCGAGCGGGCCCAGGCCGGCGAGGCCGACGCCTTCGGCCGGCTCTACGACCAGTACAGCGACACCGTGTACCGCTACATCTACTACCGCGTGGGCGGCAAGGCCACCGCCGAGGACCTCACCAGCGAGACCTTCCTGCGGGCCCTGCGGCGCATCGGCACCTTCACCTGGCAGGGCCGCGACTTCGGCGCCTGGCTGGTGACCATCGCCCGCAACCTGGTCGCCGACCACTTCAAGTCCAGCCGCTTCCGCCTCGAGGTCACCACCGGCGAGATGCTCGACGCCAACGAGGTCGAGCGGTCCCCCGAGGACTCCGTCCTCGAGTCGCTCTCCAACGCCGCCCTGCTGGACGCCGTACGCCGGCTCAACCCGCAGCAGCAGGAGTGCGTGACCCTGCGCTTCCTCCAGGGCCTCTCGGTCGCCGAGACCGCCCGCGTCATGGGCAAGAACGAGGGGGCCATCAAGACGCTCCAGTACCGGGCCGTACGCACCCTCGCCCGACTGCTCCCGGACGACGCGCGCTGA
- a CDS encoding redox-sensing transcriptional repressor Rex → MATGRTHRPATRSRGIPEATVARLPLYLRALTALSERSVPTVSSEELAAAAGVNSAKLRKDFSYLGSYGTRGVGYDVEYLVYQISRELGLTQDWPVVIVGIGNLGAALANYGGFASRGFRVAALIDADPGMAGKPVAGIPVQHTDELEKIIQDDGVSIGVIATPAGAAQQVCDRLVAAGVTSILNFAPTVLNVPEGVDVRKVDLSIELQILAFHEQRKAGEEAAADTVAVPPVAARKQQHSTGSADKGPDGDVPAVMPA, encoded by the coding sequence GTGGCAACTGGCCGAACACACCGACCGGCGACCCGCAGCCGAGGGATTCCCGAGGCCACCGTCGCCCGTCTTCCGCTGTACCTCCGCGCGCTCACCGCGCTCTCCGAGCGCTCGGTGCCCACGGTCTCCTCCGAGGAGCTGGCGGCCGCGGCGGGAGTCAACTCCGCGAAGCTGCGCAAGGACTTCTCCTACCTCGGCTCCTACGGGACCCGGGGCGTGGGCTACGACGTCGAGTATCTCGTCTACCAGATCTCCCGTGAACTCGGCCTGACCCAGGACTGGCCGGTTGTGATCGTAGGAATCGGCAACCTCGGTGCCGCGCTCGCCAACTACGGCGGGTTCGCCTCCCGTGGTTTCCGGGTCGCCGCGCTCATAGACGCCGATCCCGGGATGGCCGGAAAGCCCGTGGCGGGCATCCCGGTGCAGCACACCGACGAGCTGGAGAAGATCATCCAGGACGACGGTGTCTCGATCGGTGTGATCGCGACGCCCGCCGGTGCCGCCCAGCAGGTGTGCGACCGTCTTGTGGCCGCCGGTGTCACCTCCATCCTGAACTTCGCGCCGACCGTGCTGAACGTCCCCGAGGGCGTCGACGTGCGCAAGGTCGACCTCTCCATCGAGCTGCAGATCCTCGCCTTCCACGAGCAGCGCAAGGCGGGCGAGGAGGCCGCGGCCGACACCGTCGCCGTACCGCCCGTCGCCGCCCGCAAGCAGCAGCACTCCACCGGCTCCGCCGACAAGGGACCCGACGGGGACGTACCCGCCGTGATGCCGGCATGA
- a CDS encoding HAD family hydrolase, producing MAALRWLTPRRRSATARSVLAGEASAEAARKSAEAAEAAQQTAPDADVAEPEFPVHGDERAAAFFDLDNTVMQGAAIFHFGRGLYKRKFFETRDLARFAWQQAWFRLAGFEDPEHMQDARDSALSIVKGHRVSELKSIGEEIYDEYMAERIWPGTRALAQAHLDAGQKVWLVTAAPVEIAQVIARRLGLTGALGTVAESIGGVYTGKLVGEPLHGPAKAEAVRALAAAESLDLSRCAAYSDSHNDIPMLSLVGHPYAINPDSKLRKHARELEWRLRDYRTGRKAARVGIPAAAGVGAVAGGTAAAIALHRRRR from the coding sequence ATGGCCGCTCTTCGATGGCTCACCCCCCGTAGGCGCTCCGCCACGGCGCGGAGCGTGTTGGCAGGCGAGGCCTCGGCGGAGGCGGCGCGCAAGTCCGCGGAGGCCGCCGAGGCCGCACAGCAGACCGCTCCTGACGCCGACGTCGCGGAGCCGGAGTTCCCGGTCCACGGCGACGAGCGGGCAGCCGCCTTCTTCGACCTCGACAACACCGTGATGCAGGGCGCCGCGATCTTCCACTTCGGCCGGGGCCTGTACAAGCGGAAGTTCTTCGAGACCCGCGACCTCGCCCGCTTCGCCTGGCAGCAGGCGTGGTTCCGGCTCGCCGGGTTCGAGGACCCGGAGCACATGCAGGACGCCCGCGACTCCGCGCTCTCCATCGTCAAGGGCCACCGCGTCTCCGAGCTGAAGTCCATCGGCGAGGAGATCTACGACGAGTACATGGCCGAGCGGATCTGGCCCGGCACCCGCGCCCTCGCCCAGGCCCACCTGGACGCCGGGCAGAAGGTCTGGCTGGTCACGGCGGCCCCGGTGGAGATCGCCCAGGTGATCGCCCGCCGCCTCGGCCTGACCGGGGCGCTCGGTACGGTGGCCGAGTCGATCGGCGGCGTCTACACGGGCAAGCTGGTCGGCGAACCGCTGCACGGCCCCGCGAAGGCCGAGGCGGTCCGCGCACTGGCCGCAGCCGAGTCCCTGGACCTGTCCCGCTGCGCCGCCTACAGCGACTCCCACAACGACATCCCTATGCTGTCGCTGGTCGGACACCCCTACGCCATCAACCCCGACTCCAAGCTGCGCAAGCACGCACGCGAGCTGGAGTGGCGGCTGCGCGACTACCGCACCGGCCGCAAGGCGGCCAGGGTCGGCATCCCCGCGGCCGCGGGCGTCGGTGCCGTGGCGGGCGGCACCGCGGCGGCCATCGCGCTGCACCGCCGCCGCCGCTGA
- a CDS encoding glutamyl-tRNA reductase, whose translation MSLLVVGLSHRSAPVSVLERASLTVDAQLKLVQDTVAAEPAAEAALLATCNRIELYADVDKFHAGVAELSTLLAQHSGVGLEELTPYLYVHYEDRAVHHLFSVACGLDSMVVGEGQILGQIKDSLARAQDLHTAGRLLNDLFQQALRVGKRAHHETGIDRAGQSLVTFGLEQLSAGADVQQWARGKKALVIGAGSMSSLAAATLARAGVAEIVVANRTFERAERLARILSEGDDTDVLARAVPMDSVPGELTRADVAVSCTGATGLVLTADAVAASVQGRTGAPAPAPEPGAVDVRDERRGAGTPLPNAGAAGADENCPLDLSSVPSGFSVMGEAAVAGMDAATLEQHGAWAAGGTAVDRPREAGRPGPEADAELIGALAATATRVGRIPERRRPEPVVEVPRPQPVLFLLDLAMPRDVDAAVHRLAGVRLVDIESLADASADAPMAADVDMVRRIVADEVAAFGAAQRAAHITPTVVALRSMAADVVAGEIARLEGRLPGLDDKHRAEITQTVKRVVDKLLHAPTVRVKQLAAEPGGAGYADALRTLFDLDQETVASVSRAGNSTTEKNRGPA comes from the coding sequence ATGAGTCTCCTCGTCGTCGGGCTGAGCCACCGCAGCGCCCCCGTCAGCGTGCTGGAGCGGGCCTCGCTCACCGTGGACGCGCAGCTCAAGCTGGTCCAGGACACGGTCGCCGCCGAACCGGCCGCCGAGGCCGCGCTCCTGGCCACCTGCAACCGCATCGAGCTGTACGCCGACGTGGACAAGTTCCACGCCGGTGTCGCCGAGCTGTCCACGCTGCTCGCCCAGCACAGCGGCGTCGGCCTGGAGGAACTCACTCCCTACCTCTACGTGCACTACGAGGACCGGGCCGTCCACCATCTGTTCTCGGTGGCCTGCGGACTCGACTCGATGGTGGTAGGCGAGGGGCAGATCCTCGGCCAGATAAAGGACTCCCTGGCCCGCGCCCAGGACCTGCACACCGCCGGACGGCTGCTGAACGACCTGTTCCAGCAGGCGCTGCGGGTCGGCAAGCGCGCCCACCACGAGACCGGCATCGACCGCGCCGGGCAGTCCCTGGTCACCTTCGGCCTGGAGCAGCTGTCCGCCGGAGCCGACGTCCAGCAGTGGGCGCGGGGCAAGAAGGCCCTGGTCATCGGCGCCGGTTCGATGTCCTCGCTGGCCGCCGCGACGCTGGCGCGGGCCGGAGTCGCCGAGATCGTGGTCGCCAACCGCACCTTCGAGCGCGCCGAGCGCCTCGCACGGATCCTCTCCGAGGGCGACGACACGGACGTGCTGGCCCGCGCGGTACCGATGGACTCGGTGCCGGGCGAGCTGACACGTGCCGACGTGGCCGTTTCCTGCACGGGCGCGACCGGGCTGGTCCTCACGGCCGACGCGGTGGCGGCCTCGGTGCAGGGCCGTACCGGCGCCCCCGCTCCCGCCCCCGAGCCCGGTGCCGTCGACGTACGGGACGAGCGCCGGGGTGCCGGAACGCCACTGCCGAACGCGGGTGCCGCGGGCGCCGACGAGAACTGCCCCCTGGACCTGTCCTCCGTACCCTCCGGCTTCTCCGTCATGGGCGAGGCCGCCGTGGCCGGCATGGACGCGGCGACGCTGGAGCAGCACGGGGCCTGGGCCGCGGGCGGTACGGCGGTGGACCGGCCGCGCGAGGCGGGCCGGCCGGGGCCGGAGGCGGACGCCGAGCTGATCGGCGCCCTCGCCGCGACCGCGACGCGCGTCGGCCGCATCCCCGAGCGCCGCCGCCCGGAGCCGGTCGTCGAGGTGCCGCGTCCGCAGCCCGTGCTCTTCCTCCTCGACCTCGCCATGCCGCGCGACGTCGACGCCGCCGTGCACCGGCTGGCCGGGGTGCGCCTGGTGGACATCGAGTCGCTCGCCGACGCCTCGGCCGACGCACCGATGGCAGCCGACGTCGACATGGTGCGCCGGATCGTCGCCGACGAGGTCGCGGCCTTCGGCGCCGCCCAGCGGGCCGCGCACATCACGCCCACCGTGGTCGCGCTGCGCAGCATGGCCGCGGATGTCGTGGCCGGTGAGATCGCGCGCCTCGAGGGACGACTGCCGGGGCTCGACGACAAGCACCGCGCCGAGATCACCCAGACCGTCAAGCGTGTGGTCGACAAGCTGCTGCACGCGCCGACGGTGCGGGTCAAGCAGCTCGCCGCCGAACCCGGCGGTGCCGGGTACGCGGACGCGCTGCGCACCCTGTTCGACCTCGACCAGGAGACGGTGGCCTCCGTCTCCCGCGCCGGGAACAGCACCACTGAGAAGAACCGAGGGCCGGCATGA
- a CDS encoding lysophospholipid acyltransferase family protein: MADAKVIPFDDDRSRGSRRKGGPARPARAGDVQPLPVRGAAPRDDDPEGGESPGPQRPAGDHGDVDGAEDGRGDGGLERRVAGGLSFLRRRLTGDYDVDDFGYDAELTDQVLMSLLRPVYEKYFRVEVKGVENIPAEGGALIVANHSGTLPLDGLMMQVAVHDHHPADRHLRLLAADLVFVLPVVNELARKLGHTLACAEDAERLLGQGELVGVMPEGFKGIGKPFGERYKLQRFGRGGFVSTALRQGAPIIPCSIVGAEEIYPMIGNSKTLARLLGFPYFPLTPTFPWLGPLGAVPLPTKWTIQFGEPIPTDGYAPEAAEDPVLMFNLTDQVREQIQHTLYKLLVQRRSVFF, translated from the coding sequence ATGGCGGACGCCAAGGTCATTCCGTTCGACGACGACCGGTCGCGGGGGAGCCGGCGCAAGGGCGGCCCGGCCCGGCCGGCCCGGGCGGGCGACGTGCAGCCGCTGCCCGTGCGCGGAGCCGCCCCGCGGGACGACGACCCGGAGGGCGGGGAGTCGCCCGGACCGCAGCGCCCGGCCGGGGACCACGGCGACGTGGACGGCGCCGAGGACGGTCGCGGGGACGGCGGCCTGGAGCGGCGCGTCGCGGGCGGCCTGTCCTTCCTGCGCCGGCGGCTCACCGGGGACTACGACGTCGACGACTTCGGCTACGACGCCGAGCTGACCGACCAGGTGCTGATGTCCCTGCTGCGCCCGGTGTACGAGAAGTACTTCCGGGTCGAGGTGAAGGGCGTGGAGAACATCCCCGCCGAGGGCGGTGCGCTGATCGTCGCCAACCACTCCGGGACGCTGCCGCTGGACGGGCTGATGATGCAGGTCGCCGTCCACGACCACCATCCGGCCGACCGGCACCTGCGGCTGCTGGCGGCGGACCTGGTGTTCGTGCTGCCGGTGGTCAACGAACTGGCGCGCAAGCTCGGTCACACGCTGGCCTGCGCGGAGGACGCCGAACGGCTGCTCGGTCAGGGCGAGCTGGTCGGTGTGATGCCGGAGGGCTTCAAGGGCATCGGCAAGCCGTTCGGCGAGCGCTACAAACTCCAGCGGTTCGGGCGGGGCGGCTTCGTGTCCACGGCCCTGCGGCAGGGGGCGCCGATCATCCCGTGCTCGATCGTCGGGGCGGAGGAGATCTACCCGATGATCGGCAACTCGAAGACCCTGGCGCGACTGCTGGGCTTCCCGTACTTCCCGCTCACACCGACCTTCCCGTGGCTCGGGCCGCTGGGTGCGGTGCCCCTGCCGACCAAGTGGACGATCCAGTTCGGCGAGCCCATCCCGACGGACGGCTACGCGCCGGAGGCCGCCGAGGACCCGGTGCTGATGTTCAACCTGACCGACCAGGTGAGAGAACAGATCCAGCACACGCTCTACAAACTGCTGGTGCAGCGGCGGTCGGTGTTCTTCTGA